The Argentina anserina chromosome 3, drPotAnse1.1, whole genome shotgun sequence genome includes a region encoding these proteins:
- the LOC126785721 gene encoding LOW QUALITY PROTEIN: spermidine coumaroyl-CoA acyltransferase-like (The sequence of the model RefSeq protein was modified relative to this genomic sequence to represent the inferred CDS: inserted 1 base in 1 codon) encodes MDRFHITDTAVVVPFAPPFSDDHVLPLSHFDNDPNLRVTFRYVRTYVTTSTTNSSDPFHVISVALSTALVHFYPISASLRRRVNGNRLEFFCSSGQGVPLIRAAAESTLDSLSQLNDTDSQFLEQLVPDPDPVEAMRNPCVLQLTVFKCGGYTLGAAIGHSLCDGMGAVVFFNAMAELARGSDQISVQPIWXRSVLLRPRDPPRVEAPVLHEFLKLDPKFSPYEHGKQLGPVLRECFKVKDEYIEKLNTELLEQSGLSFTTFEALGAYIWRAKVRSSEIPMDETVTFAYALNVQKLVSPPLPAGYWGNGCVPMYVKLSAEELIKRPMWKVADRIKKSKSNATDEYVRSLVDFQELHYDEGINAGKEVSGFTDWRHLWHSTVDFGWGGPVTVLLLSRNLLGSVEPCFFLPSSGSNGKKDGFKIMMNLRETAMPGFRKEMDMFSN; translated from the exons ATGGATCGATT TCATATCACTGACACGGCCGTCGTTGTTCCTTTCGCACCCCCATTTTCTGACGACCACGTCCTCCCACTCTCCCACTTCGACAACGACCCCAACCTCCGCGTCACCTTCCGCTACGTCCGCACTTACGTCACTACCTCCACTACCAACTCCTCCGACCCCTTCCACGTCATCTCCGTCGCACTCTCCACCGCGCTCGTCCACTTCTACCCTATTTCCGCCTCCCTCCGACGCCGTGTAAACGGTAACCGCCTCGAGTTCTTCTGCTCCAGCGGCCAGGGCGTCCCGCTCATACGCGCCGCCGCAGAGTCCACTCTCGACTCGCTGAGTCAGCTCAACGACACAGACAGTCAGTTCCTCGAGCAGTTGGTGCCCGACCCGGACCCGGTTGAGGCTATGAGAAACCCGTGCGTGTTGCAACTCACGGTGTTCAAATGCGGCGGGTACACCCTCGGAGCCGCCATAGGGCACTCTCTCTGCGACGGAATGGGCGCCGTTGTGTTCTTCAACGCCATGGCAGAGTTGGCGCGCGGGTCGGATCAGATTTCAGTACAGCCCATCT ATAGGTCAGTTTTGCTCCGGCCCAGAGACCCGCCTCGAGTGGAGGCTCCAGTTCTGCATGAGTTCTTGAAATTAGACCCGAAATTCTCGCCGTATGAACATGGGAAGCAATTGGGTCCGGTTTTGAGGGAATGCTTTAAAGTTAAGGACGAGTATATTGAGAAATTAAATACCGAGCTATTGGAGCAGTCTGGGTTGAGCTTCACTACTTTTGAAGCTTTGGGTGCTTATATATGGCGTGCCAA GGTGAGATCGTCGGAGATTCCGATGGACGAAACGGTGACATTTGCGTATGCACTGAATGTTCAGAAGCTAGTGAGCCCGCCATTGCCGGCAGGGTATTGGGGGAATGGTTGCGTTCCTATGTACGTGAAGCTGAGCGCCGAGGAGTTGATTAAGAGGCCAATGTGGAAAGTTGCAGATCGGATCAAGAAGAGCAAAAGCAATGCCACAGATGAGTATGTGAGGTCGCTCGTCGATTTTCAAGAGCTGCATTACGATGAGGGAATCAATGCCGGAAAAGAAGTGAGCGGGTTCACGGATTGGAGGCACTTGTGGCACTCGACGGTTGATTTTGGGTGGGGAGGTCCTGTGACTGTGCTGCTGCTTTCGAGGAACTTGCTTGGGAGCGTTGAGCCTTGCTTTTTCTTGCCTTCTTCTGGAAGCAATGGAAAGAAAGATGGGTTCAAGATTatgatgaatttgagagagactGCTATGCCTGGTTTTAGAAAGGAGATGGATATGTTCAGCAACTAA